The Fragaria vesca subsp. vesca linkage group LG2, FraVesHawaii_1.0, whole genome shotgun sequence genome includes a window with the following:
- the LOC101303669 gene encoding probable protein phosphatase 2C 39-like, with protein MTGKELLNKMKEKVLGPSDPDSGKGKSKMSHCITHGYHLVKGKSHHAMEDYVVAQFKQIEDHELGLFAIFDGHLSHEIPEYLQNNLFNNILKEPEFWKETEDAVRRAYRITDSNILDKAVDLGKGGSTAVTAILIDCRKLVVANVGDSRAIICKNGVAKQLSVDHEPSMEREEIENRGGFVSNFPGDVPRVDGQLAVARAFGDKSLKKHLSSEPFVMSETIDDETEFAVLASDGLWKVMTNQEVVDAIKNIKDARAAAKHLTEEAVNRKSSDDISCVVVRFR; from the exons ATGACAGGCAAGGAATTACTCAACAAGATGAAG GAGAAAGTTTTAGGTCCATCGGACCCTGACTCTGGCAAAGGAAAGAGCAAGATGTCACATTGTATAACACATGGTTACCACTTGGTAAAGGGAAAATCTCATCATGCTATGGAAGACTATGTTGTTGCACAGTTTAAGCAAATTGAAGACCATGAGCTAGGACTATTTGCAATCTTTGATGGGCATTTGAGTCATGAAATTCCTGAATACTTACAGAATAATCTCTTCAACAATATCTTAAAAGAG CCTGAATTCTGGAAAGAAACAGAGGATGCAGTCAGGAGAGCTTATCGAATTACTGATTCTAACATTCTGGACAAAGCAGTCGATTTGGGCAAAGGGGGCTCAACTGCTGTCACAGCCATATTAATTGACTGCCGCAAGCTTGTGGTAGCCAATGTTGGGGATTCCCGTGCTATTATCTGCAAGAATGGTGTGGCTAAGCAGCTATCTGTTGATCATGAGCCGAGCATGGAGAGAGAGGAAATCGAGAACAGAGGTGGTTTTGTGTCAAATTTTCCAG GGGACGTACCACGTGTTGATGGGCAGTTGGCTGTAGCGCGGGCATTCGGTGATAAGAGCTTGAAGAAACATTTAAGTTCCGAACCTTTTGTGATGTCGGAGACGATAGATGATGAAACAGAGTTTGCTGTCTTAGCAAGTGATGGACTATGGAAG GTGATGACAAACCAAGAAGTTGTAGATGCCATAAAAAATATAAAGGACGCCCGAGCAGCAGCAAAGCACCTTACTGAAGAGGCAGTCAATAGGAAGAGCTCGGACGATATCTCCTGTGTAGTTGTAAGATTTCGGTGA
- the LOC101305626 gene encoding tropinone reductase homolog At1g07440-like, translating to MAQNGGGRRWSLEGMTALVTGGTKGIGYAIVEELAGLGARVHTCSRNEAQLHECLSQWKKKGLHQVTGSVCDVVSKIHREELIHRVSSLFHGKLNILINNVGTTHKTKPTTEYTSEEYSFIISTNLESTYNMCQLAQPLLKASSAGNIILLSSVAGVVSIGKVGSIYGATKGAMNQLAKNLACEWAKDNIRINSVAPWFIRTPLVEPLLSDEKFSEAVISRTPLERIGEPEEVSALVAFLCLPAASYITGQTICVDGGMTINGF from the exons ATGGCTCAAAATGGCGGAGGCAGAAGATGGTCTCTTGAAGGAATGACTGCTCTTGTCACTGGTGGAACCAAAGGAATTGG GTATGCAATAGTAGAGGAATTGGCTGGACTAGGTGCAAGAGTACACACTTGTTCTCGAAATGAAGCCCAGCTCCATGAATGCTTGAGTCAATGGAAGAAGAAGGGTTTGCATCAAGTCACTGGTTCAGTCTGTGATGTGGTCTCAAAAATCCACAGAGAGGAGCTGATACATAGAGTCTCATCACTGTTTCATGGGAAACTCAACATCCTT ATTAACAATGTGGGAACTACACATAAAACAAAACCAACAACTGAGTACACATCTGAAGAGTACTCGTTCATCATAAGTACCAACCTTGAATCTACTTACAATATGTGCCAACTTGCACAGCCTCTTCTGAAAGCTTCCAGTGCTGGTAACATTATTCTTCTGTCTTCTGTTGCTGGTGTGGTATCAATTGGCAAGGTTGGGAGTATATATGGGGCAACTAAAG GAGCAATGAACCAGCTGGCCAAAAACTTGGCTTGTGAGTGGGCAAAAGACAACATTAGGATCAACAGTGTTGCACCTTGGTTCATCAGAACTCCTCTGGTTGAACCT CTTTTGAGTGACGAAAAGTTTTCGGAGGCTGTCATCTCTCGAACCCCATTAGAGCGTATTGGAGAGCCTGAAGAGGTGTCTGCATTGGTGGCGTTTCTATGCCTCCCAGCAGCCTCATACATAACAGGGCAGACTATTTGCGTTGATGGAGGGATGACCATCAATGGCTTCTAG